Proteins encoded together in one Triticum dicoccoides isolate Atlit2015 ecotype Zavitan chromosome 7B, WEW_v2.0, whole genome shotgun sequence window:
- the LOC119339426 gene encoding uncharacterized protein LOC119339426 — protein MAAAAAAAAAAACRRAVSYTLRGPPAESLAATAAAAATGDQFVDLLDANFNKPAPTPPAKTCTENNSPTFATSGDPCLDFFFHVVPDTPAETVSSLLANAWAAEPTTALRLACNLRGVRGTGKSDREGFYAAALWMHGSHPATLALNARPVAEFGYLKDLPEILHRIIHGGVSTTASTPKKQWSEDSEESMYGGTSEARIAASLKRDQEEAAQAAVERRKKRADAAARAVERYARDPNYRLLHDMTADVFAALLAEDMKKLSDGNIDLSLAGKWCPSIDSCYDRSTLICEAIARRLFPKGSAPDLPEDLPDAYYAYRARERLRKDAYVPLRHALKLPEIFISARAWGEVVYTRVASVAMKNYKDLFLEHDEDRFNSYLADVKSGKAKIAAGALLPHEILKSAYDDDGAADLQWKRMVEDLLALGKLNNCLAVCDVSGSMNGLPMDVCVALGLLLSELCDEPWRHRVITFSGQPQLHHISGDTLAEKTQFIREMQWDMNTDFQAVFDQLLRVAVAGKVPPERMVKKVFVFSDMEFDQASSRPWETDYEAITRKYSEAGYGDAVPQIVFWNLRDSDSVPVTAHQKGVALVSGFSKNMVKLFLEGEYILSPRAVMEKAIAGPEYQKLVVFD, from the coding sequence atggcggcggcggcggcggcggcggcggctgcggcgtgcCGCAGGGCCGTCTCCTACACCCTGCGCGGTCCGCCGGCCGAGAGCCTCGCCGCAACGGCAGCTGCGGCCGCCACCGGCGACCAGTTCGTGGACCTGCTCGACGCCAACTTCAACAAgcctgccccgacgccgccggcgAAGACGTGCACGGAGAACAACTCCCCGACGTTCGCCACCTCGGGTGACCCCTGCCTCGACTTCTTCTTCCACGTCGTTCCCGACACCCCGGCCGAGACCGTGTCATCTCTCCTCGCAAACGCCTGGGCCGCCGAGCCTACCACCGCGCTCCGCCTCGCCTGCAACCTCCGTGGCGTGCGCGGCACCGGCAAGTCCGACCGGGAGGGGTTCTACGCCGCCGCGCTCTGGATGCATGGCTCCCACCCCGCCACGCTCGCCCTCAACGCGCGCCCGGTGGCCGAGTTCGGATACCTCAAGGACCTCCCCGAGATCCTCCACCGCATCATCCATGGCGGTGTCTCCACCACCGCCAGCACCCCAAAGAAGCAGTGGAGCGAAGACTCGGAAGAGTCCATGTACGGGGGTACGAGCGAGGCGCGCATTGCTGCCAGCCTGAAGCGCGACCAGGAGGAGGCCGCCCAGGCCGCCGTCGAGCGCAGGAAGAAGCGCGCGGATGCAGCGGCGAGAGCCGTCGAGAGGTACGCCCGGGACCCGAACTACCGCCTCCTGCACGACATGACGGCCGACGTGTTCGCCGCCCTACTCGCTGAGGACATGAAGAAGCTCTCGGATGGCAACATCGACCTCTCGCTTGCCGGAAAATGGTGCCCGTCGATCGACAGCTGCTACGACCGCTCCACGCTCATCTGCGAGGCCATCGCGCGCCGCCTCTTCCCCAAGGGCTCGGCGCCCGATCTTCCCGAGGACTTGCCGGACGCGTACTATGCCTACCGCGCGCGAGAGCGCCTCCGCAAGGACGCGTACGTGCCGCTGCGCCATGCCCTCAAGCTCCCCGAGATCTTCATCTCGGCGCGCGCGTGGGGCGAGGTGGTGTACACGCGCGTGGCCTCCGTCGCGATGAAGAACTACAAGGACCTCTTCCTCGAGCACGACGAAGATCGTTTCAACAGCTACCTCGCCGACGTCAAGTCCGGCAAGGCGAAGATCGCGGCGGGCGCTCTGCTGCCGCACGAAATCCTGAAGTCCGCCTACGACGACGATGGAGCCGCGGACCTGCAGTGGAAGCGGATGGTTGAGGACCTGCTGGCGCTGGGCAAGCTCAACAACTGCCTCGCCGTCTGCGACGTGTCGGGCAGCATGAACGGCCTCCCCATGGACGTATGCGTCGCGCTCGGCCTCCTCCTCTCCGAGCTCTGCGACGAGCCATGGCGCCACCGCGTCATCACCTTCAGCGGGCAGCCGCAGCTGCACCACATCTCCGGCGACACCCTCGCGGAGAAGACACAATTCATACGCGAGATGCAATGGGACATGAACACCGACTTCCAGGCGGTGTTCGACCAGCTCCTGCGCGTGGCCGTCGCCGGCAAGGTCCCTCCGGAGCGCATGGTGAAGAAGGTGTTCGTGTTCAGCGACATGGAGTTCGACCAGGCGTCGTCGAGGCCGTGGGAGACCGACTACGAGGCGATCACGAGGAAGTATTCTGAGGCCGGGTACGGCGACGCCGTGCCGCAGATCGTCTTCTGGAACCTGCGCGACTCAGACTCGGTGCCGGTGACGGCGCATCAGAAGGGGGTGGCGCTCGTGAGCGGCTTCTCCAAGAATATGGTGAAGCTGTTCCTCGAGGGCGAATACATCCTGTCACCGAGGGCCGTCATGGAGAAGGCCATCGCTGGGCCGGAGTACCAGAAGCTCGTTGTGTTCGACTGA
- the LOC119338465 gene encoding bidirectional sugar transporter SWEET6a-like, with amino-acid sequence MVSADAARNIVGIIGNVISFGLFLSPTPTFWRICKAKDVEEFKPDPYLATLLNCMLWVFYGLPIVHPNSILVVTINGIGLVIEGIYLIIFFIYSTNNKRLKMLAVLGAEAAFMVAVVVGVLLGAHTHEKRSMIVGILCVIFGSIMYASPLTIMGKVIRTKSVEYMPFFLSLVNFLNGCCWTAYALIKFDLYVTIPNGLGAFFGLIQLILYACYYKSTPKKEKSVELPTAVNNNTGGSGNVSVTVER; translated from the exons ATGGTCTCCGCCGATGCAGCTCGCAACATCGTCGGCATCATCGGCAATGTCATCTCCTTCGGGCTCTTCCTCTCCCCCAC GCCGACGTTCTGGCGGATCTgcaaggccaaggacgtggaggAATTCAAGCCGGACCCCTACCTGGCGACGCTGCTCAACTGCATGCTCTGGGTCTTCTACGGACTCCCCATCGTCCACCCCAACAGCATCCTCGTCGTCACCATAAACGGCATCGGGCTCGTCATCGAGGGCATCtacctcatcatcttcttcatctacTCCACCAACAACAAGAGG CTGAAGATGCTCGCCGTGCTCGGCGCCGAGGCGGCGTTCATGGTGGCTGTGGTGGTCGGCGTGCTCCTCGGCGCCCACACCCACGAAAAGCGCTCCATGATCGTCGGCATCCTCTGTGTCATCTTTGGCTCCATCATGTATGCCTCCCCGCTCACCATCATG GGTAAAGTGATAAGGACCAAGAGCGTGGAGTACATGCCATTCTTCCTATCGCTGGTGAACTTCCTCAACGGCTGCTGCTGGACAGCCTATGCGCTCATCAAGTTTGATCTCTACGTGACG ATCCCCAATGGCCTCGGTGCTTTTTTCGGCCTCATCCAGCTGATCCTCTACGCCTGCTACTACAAGTCGACGCCGAAGAAGGAGAAGAGCGTCGAGCTGCCCACTGCCGTCAACAACAACACTGGCGGCAGCGGCAACGTCTCCGTTACCGTCGAGAGATAA